The Myxococcota bacterium genome has a segment encoding these proteins:
- a CDS encoding ABC transporter substrate-binding protein, producing MRAVAAALVGTLSLGLALKDARAGTTARAAVEETVSAVLGVLRNESLDVEQRRTEIEGIAYARFDFETMGKLVLAQNWKKFDPAQRDAFIGEFKRHLSRSYGTRIERYEQEEVDILGEREEQRGDVTVQTAIRGGQFDGIAIDYRMRSRGGDWRVIDVVIEGVSLVSNFRSQFKDIVSKDGPAALIAKLQEKNAAPEVSTE from the coding sequence ATGCGCGCCGTCGCCGCCGCTCTCGTGGGTACGCTCTCGCTCGGGCTCGCGCTAAAGGACGCGCGCGCCGGGACGACGGCGCGCGCCGCCGTCGAGGAGACGGTGTCCGCCGTGCTCGGCGTCCTGCGGAACGAGTCGCTCGACGTCGAGCAGCGCCGCACCGAGATCGAGGGCATCGCCTACGCCCGCTTCGACTTCGAGACGATGGGCAAGCTCGTGCTCGCGCAGAACTGGAAGAAGTTCGATCCCGCGCAGCGCGACGCCTTCATCGGCGAGTTCAAGCGCCACCTCTCGCGCAGCTACGGGACGCGGATCGAGCGCTACGAGCAGGAGGAGGTCGACATCCTCGGCGAGCGCGAGGAGCAGCGCGGCGACGTCACCGTGCAGACCGCGATCCGCGGCGGCCAGTTCGACGGCATCGCGATCGACTACCGGATGCGCAGCCGCGGCGGCGACTGGCGCGTGATCGACGTCGTGATCGAGGGCGTCTCGCTCGTCTCGAACTTCCGCTCGCAGTTCAAGGACATCGTCTCGAAGGACGGCCCCGCCGCGCTGATCGCGAAGCTCCAGGAGAAGAACGCGGCGCCCGAGGTCTCGACCGAGTAG